Below is a genomic region from Cellulomonas sp. P24.
ACCTGGTCGTACGGGTGCGCGGCGAACGCGGCCGACGCGGCGGCGGTGATCGCCTCGCGGCGCTCCTCGGGCGCGAGGCGCTGCCGGGGGGTGCGGTCGGTGCGCGACATCTTGTGGATCCTACGGCAACTGACGTACGCTCACTAGCGTTAGTGAGTTGACCTCAATAGGGCGCGACCCGACAGGGAGAGCACCGTGACGACGAGCACCGCCACGACGAGCACCGCGAGCTGGATCGACCACTGCCTCTGGTGGCACGTCTACCCACTGGGGTTCACCGGTGCGCCCATCCGCGACGAGGCCACCGGCCCCGGCGGCGGTCTCGCGCGGATCGGCCGCTGGCTCGACTACGCGGTCGAGCTCGGGGTGTCCGGCCTGGCCCTCGGCCCGGTGTTCGCGTCGCAGACGCACGGCTACGACAGCGTCGACCAGCTCCGGATCGACCCCCGGCTCGGCGGGCTCGACGACTTCGACGCCCTCGTATCCGCCTGCAAGGAACGCGGGCTGCGGGTGCTGCTCGACGGCGTCTTCAACCACGTCGGCTCCGCGCACCCGCTCTTCCAGCAGGCCATGCGCGAGGGACCGGACGGCGAGTACGCCTCGTTCTTCCGGATCGACTGGGACGCACCCGGGGGCGCGCGGGCCGCCGACTTCGAGGGCCACAGCTCGCTCGTCGCGCTGAACCACGACAATCCCCAGGTCACCGACTACGTGACGTCGGTCATGAGTTACTGGCTCGACCGCGGCATCGACGGGTGGCGCCTGGATGCGGCGTACGCCGTGGCACCTCAGTTCTGGGCGACGGTCCTGCCCGCGGTGCGCGCCACACATCCCGACGCATGGTTCGTCGGAGAGGTCATCCACGGTGACTACGCGGAGCTCGTGGCCACCTCGGGGATGGACTCGGTCACGCAGTACGAGCTCTGGAAGGCGACCTGGAGCAGCATCGTCGACCGCAACTTCTTCGAGCTGGACTGGACGTTGTCCCGGCACAACGAGCTGCTCGACCGGTTCACGCCGATGACGTTCGTCGGGAACCACGACGTCAGCCGCATCGCCAGCACGGCCGGCGACGCGGGCGCCGTCCTCGCCCTGGTGATCCTCCTGACGACCGGCGGGGTGCCCTCGATCTACTACGGCGACGAGCAGGCGTTCACGGGCGTGAAGGAGGACCGCCTCGGCGGCGACGACGCGGTCCGACCGGAGTTCCCGGACAACCCTGGACTGCTCCCCGACCACGGCCGGTGGATGTACCGGATCCACCAGGAGCTGATCGGGTTGCGCCGACGCCACCCCTGGCTCGTGACCGCCCGGACCACGACCGTCTCGCTGACCAACACGAGCTACGTGTACCTGGCGCGCGCCGCGCAGGGCGACGGGGTGCTGCGGGTCGAGCTGGACGTCGCGAACAGCCCGCGAGCGCGGGTGATCGACGGCGACGGGGAGGTCGTGTTCGCCTTCGGAGGGTGACGGGCGCCAAGGTCGCCCCCAGTACGCCGTAGGCCCGGTCGCACAACGTTCCGGGGTGGTGATCCGTTCATACAGTGGGACGATCGAGATGCAGGTCCGCGAGAAGGGAGCCTGCTGATGGCGGCGTGGCAGAGCCTCCTCGAGCAGCTGGTGCGAGAACGGCGTCCGATGCTCATCGGGTACGCCGCGCTCCTCACCGGTAACCGCGACGAGGCAGAGGACCTGGTCCACGACGCCATCGTGCGGACGTTCGGGCGCCTGCGGTCCTTCCCCAGTCTCAACGCCGCCGACGCCTACGTCCGCCGAGCGATCTCCAGCGCCTTCATCGATCGTGTGCGGTCGGAGCGCAGCGGGCGCGACGCGATGCCACGCCTCGTCGCCGGAGACACCACCCAGGTCGACGTCGCGACCAAGCTGGACGTCCGGGCCGCGCTGCTCTCCCTCCCGCGGCGCGAGCGGACGTGCGTGGTCATGCGCTTCTACGACGACCTGACCGTGGCCGACATCGCGGCAGGTCTCGGCCTGAGCGATGGCGCGGTCAAGCGCTACCTCAGTGACGGCATCCACCACCTGAACGCGACGTTGGGCACCACGGCCGACCCGGACGTCGAGGACCGCATGGTGGCCGTGGTGCCCACGACCAGACAGGGGCCAGGGCGATGAGCGACGAGCTGTCAGCAATCATCCGCGCTGCCGCGCACGACGAGGCTGCCGCAGCCGAGCGCGACCTCCCGCTCACGACGGCACGCCTGGGCAAGTTCGTGCGTGACGTCCGACGTCGCCGCGCCATCAGCGTGGCGGCCCTGACCGCCGCGTCCGTGACCGTGGCCGGGGCGGGGGCGCTGGGACTGAGCCTGCTGTGGCCGAACGCCTCGACGGAGATCCCCCCGCTGCCTGCGGCGACGACGTCCTCGCCGCCTGAGCCCTCGACGCCCGCGCCCTCGGCGTCGACCAGCCCCACCGTCGGACCGACTCCGTCCCCGACCGAGGAACCGTCTCCGAGCTCGACGCCGACGACACCGAGCCGTCCGACGACTGCGCCCCCGCCTCCGCCGACGAGCACGACCCCCACGGTTGCGGCGCCCGGTCCGGTCACCGGCGTGACGGGATGGACTGGCGGAGGCTCGGGGGAGACCACGGTCACCTGGGAGCAGGGCGCCGATGCCACCGGCTACCGCGTGTACCGATCCGACTCGCTGACCGGCCCCTTCGTGGTGGCGGCGACGTTCGACGTCGCCACCGGCAAGGTGACGATCGCACCCGCCTTCATCAATGACTACGTCGTCATCTGGTCCTACAGCGAAGGTGCACTCCAAGTCGTCTCCTACACCGACGCGATCGGCTACCTCGAACCCACCTACTACAGGGTCGCGGCATTCAACACCGGCGGCGAAGGTCCGCTCTCGCCCGTCGTGTGCGCCACTCCTCCGGGCAGTCCGTACACCTGCTGACGACCAGGACCCACCGGTGCGCCGCGACTGTCGCCCGACGCTGAGAGGACGACCGAGTCAGTCGAGCTCGGCAGCAGCCCGGTGCAGCTGCTCCAGGGCCGTGCGCATGAGCGCTCCGAGGTCGTGGTCGTCGCCGTCGGCGATCCAGGCCGCGTACGCCTGCGTGAACGCGAGTCCACCGAGCCCGGCGGCGATCGAGGCGAGCGGCTCGGCGACGCCACGCTGCCGCAGTGCGGCCACCATGGCGGCGGTCATGCCGGCCTGTTTCGCGGCGTTGCGCGCCTGGAGCTCCGGGTTGCCGGCGATGACGGCGATCAGCCCGGGGCCGAGCTCGCGGTGGAACGGGGTCATCGCGCCGGCGGCCCGCTCGAGCCCGGCGCGCACCGCCGCGAGCGGGGTGGCGTCGGCGGGCGCCTCCGTGATCCCGTCGGTGAGCAGGCGCGAGAGCGTCTCCTGGCCGGCGGCGAGCACATCGGCCTTGTCCGGGAAGTAGCGGAAGAAGGTGGCCCGGCTGAGTCCGGCGCGGTCGGCGATCTCCGAGACCGTCGCGCCGTCGTAGCCGCGCTCGGAGAACAGCTCCAGCGCGGCGGCGACGAGGCGCGCACGCGCATCCGGTTCCCAACGAGGCATGGACCGAGTGTACTGATGAGACTGTCATCTCATCGTGGTGTTACAGTCATAAGACCTAAGTCTCATCACTGGAGGTCACCATGCACGTCTTCGTCACCGGCGCCAGCGGCGGCATCGGCTCCGCCGTCGTCCCCGAGCTCATCTCCGCCGGCCACACCGTCGTCGGCCTCGCCCGTTCCGACGCCTCCGCGGCGGCCATCACGGCGATGGGCGCCACCGTGCTGCGCGGCACCCTCACCGACGCCTCCAGCCTCACCGCAGGTGCGGACCAGGCCGACGGCGTCATCCACCTCGCCTTCGGCAACGACTTCACCAACTTCCAGGGGAACACCGAGGAGGAGACCTTCGCGATCGAGACCCTTGCCCCCGCTCTCGAGGGCACCGGCAAGGCGTTCGTCGCGGCGTCCGGCACACCGGCAGTTCCGGGACGGCTCGCCGTCGAGGACGACGAGATGCCCCTGGCCGGCCCTCTGGGTGGCCGCGCCCGCAACGCGCACACCCTTCTGGGGCTCGCCACGAAGGGCGTGCGCTCCGCGACCGTCCGGCTGCCGCGCTCGGTCCACGCCGCCGACGGACGCTACGGCTTCGCCTCGTTCCTCCTCGCGACCGCGCAGCGCACCGGCGTGGTCGGCTACGTCGGCGACGGCAGCCAGCGCTGGCCCGCAGTGCACCGGCTCGACGCCGCCCGGCTCTTCCGCCTCGTGCTCGAGCAGGCCGACCCGGGAACGGTCGCCCACGCGGTCGGTGACGAGGGCGACACCATGCTCTCCCTCGCCGAGACGATCGGGCGCCGCCTCGACCTGCCCGTGGCGTCGGTCCCCGCGGACCACTACGGGTTCCTCGGCAGCATCTTCGCCGTCGACCAGCCCGCGTCGAGCGCCCGGACCCAGGAGCGGTTCGACTGGCTCCCCACGCACCCGAGCCTGATCGACGACCTCACGACGGGCGTCTACCCGGGCTGACGCAGCTGAGGGAGAGATCGGGGCGCTGAGGTTCCGCTGGGGTCGTCGTACGGCGATGGCCCCAGCTCTCAATCAGCCGTGACGCCGGTTGACCTCTGTCAGGAGAGCTCACACGACGGCCGTAAATCAGTAGTTAGTGACTAGCAATCTAGACGGCATGAGCAGACGGATGCGTGGACCCGAACGCCGAGCCCAGGTGCTGGAGATCGCGGCTCGGGAGTTCGCGGAGCACGGGCTGCACGGCGCCTCGGCCGAGACGATCGCGCGTGAGGCGGGCATCACCCAGGCGTACATCTTCCGCATCTTCGGGACCAAGAAGGCGTTGTTCCTCGAGCTCGTCGGGTCCGCATTCGATCGGTTCAGCGACGGCATGCTGCAGGCCGCGGACGGAACCGGCGGCATCGACGGCCTGAGGCTGATGGGGGCGCAGTACTCCGACCTGCTGGCCGATCGGACGACCCTGCTCCTCCAGCTGCAAGGGTTCGCCGCGTGTGGTGACGACGAGGTCCGTGATCTCGTCCGGGCATGCTTCGCCCGCCTGTGGCAGGTCGTCGCCGACACCACCGGCCTCGACCCGGTGACCGTCAAGTCGTTCCTCGCGTTCGGCATGCTGCTCAACGCCGGCGCTGCCCTTGACGTCGGGGAGGTGAACGAGCCGTGGGCCGACGGCATCCGCACCCGCATCCAGCCGGGACTGTTCGAGCACATCACGGCGGAGACCAACCGGTGAGCGCTGTCGCACCCGACGCTCCAGCGGCGCGCGGCCTCGGGCCCGCGGTGATCACGGTCGCCTTCCTGGGCGCGGTGATCGGCGGCGTCGGCGCCCCGCTCATCACCTCGGTCGCTCTCGACCTCGACGTGCCGTTGGCCGCCGCTCAGTGGACCCTGACGGTGACGCTGTTCGCAGGCGCGATCGCCGCCCCCGTTCTCGGCCGCCTCGGCACAGGTCCTCACCGCCGGGCCACGATCCTCGTCACCCTGTCCCTGGTCGCCCTCGGCGGGCTGCTCACGGCGATCCCGGCGCCGTTCGGGGTGCTGCTGGTCGGCCGCGCCTTCCAGGGCCTCGGCCTCGGTGCTGTCGCCCTGCTGATGAGCGTGGCCCGCGACCACCTTCCCGCCGAGCGCGCGCACGCCACGATCGCGACCGTCTCGGTCGCTTCCACGGTCGGCATCGGCGTCGCCTACCCGCTCATGGGCCTCATCGACCAGCTCGCCGGGCTGCGCACCGCGTACGGCGTCGGCTTCCTGCTCTCCCTCGCCGCGGTCCTCATCGCCTGGCGCACCATCCCTCAGGACGCACCGCGCCCGGCCGTCCGGGTGGACATCCCCGGTGCGGCGCTGCTCGGCCTCGGGACCCTCGGAGTGCTGCTGGCCGTCGCGCAGCCCTCCGTCTGGAGCACGCCCTCGGTCGGAGCCACGATCCTCGTCCTCGCGGTCGTCGCGCTCGGCGCATGGGTGCTGCTCGAACGGCGCACCGCCACTCCCCTGGTCGATCTCGGTCTGTTCGTCCAGCGCGGGGTGGTGCGCGCCAACGCGGCGATGCTCACGTCGGGCATCGGCATGTACCTGCTGTTCGCGCTGCTGACCCGCTACGTCCAGACGCCCACCGATGCCGGGTACGGATTCGGACTCTCCGGTGTGCTCGCCGGCGCCGCTCTCATCCCCTTCTCCGTGCTGGGCTTCGTGGCGGGTCGCCTCACCCCGTGGCTGACCTCCCGCATGTCACCGCGATGGACCTTCGTGACCTGCGCCGCCGCTGTCGTCCTCGCGGCCGTGCTGTTCGCGGTCACCCTCGGGTCGCTCGTCTCGGCGCTCGCGGCGATGGCGGTGCTCGGCTTCGGCGTCGGCGGCGTCTCCGCGATCATGCCGAGGCTCGTGCTGGACGGTGTACCGCAGCAGGAGACTGCGAGCGTCCTGTCGATCAACCAGATCGTCCGCAGCGTCGGGTTTAGCATCGGGAGCGCCGTCGCCGGCCTCCTGCTCGCCACAGCCACCCCGGCCGCCACCCTGTTCCCGGACGAGCACGGCTACACGATCGCGGCCCTGTGGGTCCTCCCGCTCGTGGTGCTGAGCGTCGGGGTCCTTCTGGTGGCGCGGAAACCCGGACGCGGGTCTCGCCGGCCCTCCCCACCCCGAAACCCCACGCCGCACCCCGAATAGCGTCACGATGGGTGGCATGACGCTTCCGGGGGGCACGTCCGTCGATCTCGCCTATCCACAGCACGACGCCGACCAGGCCACGCCTGACTATGCGCACTGGACGTTGCGGGTGATCGCCACGCTTCTCGATGCCGCGATCAACGCGGGTGTGGCGTTCCTCGCTCCTGTGGGCGGCGGGTCGGGGCTGCCGCTCATCGGCGCCACCCAGCCGTCCGGGTGGTGGTTCTTCAACCCCTGGGTGGCGATCGTGGTCGTGGTGACGACGGTCATGCAGGCCTACCTCGGCGTCACCCCGGGCAAGCTGCTGGTCGGGATCGCGGTGGTGAACGACGCCGACGCCCGTCCTCTCGGACTGGTGCGGACCCTGCTGCGGTGGCTGGCCCACCTGGTCGACGGGATCCTCTTCATCGGGTACTTGCGACCCCTCTGGAACTCGCAGCGCAAGACGTTCGCCGACAGCATCGTGGGGAGCACCGTCCTGGTCACCCGGCACCCGCGACCGCACCGCCGGTTCGCGCCCCGGACCGGGCCCGACGTGGGACCGCCGGTCACGTGGGAGGCACCCGCGACACCGAGCTGGCGCCCGGCGGCAACCTGGCTCGCGGCAATCGTCTGCGGGCTCGGCGCGCTGTACGGCTTCGGACCGTCCTCGATAGAGCACCGCGCACCCGTCGAACTGCAGTGCGCGATGAGCACGTGGGACAGCGGGCCCGCCGGGTTGACGGGTGCGACCCTGCGCACCACGGCGTCGACGGGCAAGATCACCCGGCTCGGCGTGACCCGTTGGGTCGACGCATCGATTCAGGACGTCTCGGCCACCTGGACGTGGAAAGGGCACCTGTCAGGGGACGAGGCCGTCGTGCTCCGTCTGGTCGTGACCGGCGCCGACGGGACATCCACGACCCACGACTTCCCGTTCTCGGACATCTCGGCGAGCACCGCGACGATGCCGATTCCTGCGGCCGCGCTGCAGAGAGTCGGCGACAACTGGTCGTGGACCGCGTCGATCCTCGTGAACGACATGTCGTCCACCCCGTGCACCGGCACCGCGGCTGCACCACTTTGAGCGACGCCACTTCGCGCCCGGCCGCCTCGCTGGTTGGCGCCATCGAGTCCGGGGTCTAGCCTCGGCTACGGCCGCGGTGCTCAGCGGTGACGAGCTCGTGCTGGCGAGGGCCAGTGGATTCCGGGAGGTGGCGGCGCATGCGCAGTGAGCCTCCTAGTCCCCCGCCCCGCGGCCTCCCTGTTTCACACCCCTGACCTCTGCCCGCGCGGGCAGCCGGGGTGGTCGATGTGGGGTCGTGGTGGCAGTCCGAATCCCCCACCGATGCCTAGGGAGTATCGCGAGTGTCCGAGCCCCGTCGCCTGCCGTTCCGTGCGTTGACTGGTCGACCGCACAGGTCCGACACCCCTGCTGTGGCCGGCCCAGAGGGAGCCGGTCGTCCCGATCCGACACCCGGCTCGACCAGCAGCGTTGTCGACAGCGCCGTCTACAGCGGAGGCCAACGCGTCGCCTCGCCCACGTCCTCCCGGCGACCTACCGTGCCCTGGATGCCCAGGACGCGACGATGGCGTGGATCGGCCTCTACCGGCCCTCCGCGGCCGAGCTCGACTCCCTGGCCAGCGAGTTCGGGCTGCACGAGCTGGCCATCGAGGATGCCAACGAGGCTCACCAGCGGCCCAAGCTCGAACGGTACGGCGACACGTTGTTCGTCGTGCTGCGCGCTGCCCGCTACCTCGACGACGTCGAGGAGGTTGAGTTCGGCGAGCTGCACCTGTTCATCGGCCCGGCGTTCGTCGTCACCGTCCGACACAGCGAGTCACCCGACCTCGCAGCGGTCCGCAGAAGGCTCGAGGCCGACCCCGAGCTGCTCTCCTTGGGTACCGAGGCGGTCCTCTACGCAATCCTTGACGCGGTCGTCGACGGGTACTCGCCAGTGGTCGCGGGCCTGGAGAACGACATCGACGAGATCGAGACCGAGGTCTTTCGCGGTGAGCCGCACGTGTCCCGTCGCATCTACGAGCTCTCCCAAGAGGTCGTCGAGTTCCAGCGTGCCGTGCACCCCCTCAGTGGGATCCTCGTCGGCCTGAGCGCCGGATTCGCCAAGTACGAGGTCGAGGAGGACCTGCAGCGCTACCTGCGGGACGTCGCCGACCACGTCACCCACATCACCGAGCGCATCGACGGCTTCCGCTCCGCCCTGCGTGACATCCTCACGGTCAACGCCACTCTCGTCGCCCAACGCCAGAACGAGGAGATGACGTTGCTCAGCGAGGCCAGCAACGCCCAGAACGAGGAGGTCAAGAAGATCTCTGCCTGGGCCGCCATTCTCTTCGCCCCCACGCTGGTGGGCACCGTCTACGGCATGAACTTCGACCACATGCCCGAGCTGCACTGGGCCCTGGGCTACCCCTTCGCCCTCACCCTGATGGGACTGGTCAGCATCACCCTCTTCACCATCTTCAGACGGCGCCACTGGATCTGAAGCACGGCTCGACCTCGGTCCGTTCCCAGCGGGTCGCTTCCCCGTCACCCACGGGTCTCCACGACCCGCTGCCCTCGCGACAAGGCGCAACTCAGCTCATCGCATCGCTGTACGACTGGATCCTCAAGATCCCCTTCCGAGAACACATGGACTGGCGCCTTCTGGTGCCCTACGTGGCCCTCTACGTCGCCTCCAGCTACGGGTTCGTCGTCATGGTCTGGAAAGTGTCGACGACAGAGGGGATCCTCATGCTTACGCTGGCAGCGGTGCAGGTCGGCGCCAACGCGTGGACGCATCCCCGCAGGTGAACGGAGACGGGGAACGGACGCGTCGGATCCCGCGCGGGGTTCGTCACGCGGCAGGGCGGGGACGAGCTGTTGGGGGGCGTCTTGCGTCGCCAACGCGACAAGTTGCCAAGCCACCCTGAGGCTGTGCGCAATAGGGTAGCCGCGTGAAGACACTCCTCTCCAAGCGCCCAGCGCAGTACCTAGCGATTGCCGTGGCGTTCATTGCGGCGGTCGCTGCCATTGCCGCGGGACTGGAACACCTAAGCCCCGCGTGGCCTGCGGCGATCCAAGCAGTGGGGTCGATCGCGCTCCTGTTGGTGACTTACCGCTACGTCATCCTCACGGAGCGCCTTGCGCTACAGCAAGAGAGGCCCATCACTGCGATAAGGCTCCAGATTAGGGAGACTGCGGCGCGGAAGCTTGGTCAAGCGATAGTGCGCGACTCGTACATGTTCTCGTCGATGGCGGCAGCCACTCGGGAGGCGGTGGAACGGACGCCACCCGACTGGCGCAACGCCTTCGACGTGGACGACGTGAAGCAAATACGCGCACTCGCGGAAGAAATCGAAAGCCTTACTCTGGAACTACCGCCGCAACTTATGGCTCAGGCGCAGGAGACGTATGTGGCTGTCTTCAAGGCGTGCCTCTACAACATCTCGGCAGCCAACGTTGTAGCCGAGGAAGTCGTGCTCGCCAAGACCGAGGGCCGGGATGTCGACCCCAAGCGTCTCGAAACAGAATGGACGGTAAGCAAGCGACCAAGACTCCACGGTAAGCCTGAGTGGGCTGAGGTGCTTGCCGGTGAAGCGTTGCTGGGGGCAGACCTCCTCTGCGATGAGTTGATCACCGCTGTGCGCGCGTACCTGAGCGAGTAGCCGGGCGTGGCGCGATAGCGCCGGGCTCTTGACTTGAAGTAGCAACGTTACTGGGGAGCCCTCGAAGCCACCCCGGGAGCCGGAACGGGCCGGGCGGGCCCCGGTGCGGGGACGGGGGATGCGGGGCGCGCGCACGGCGCGCGAGCGCCGAGCACGCACCGCACCGCTGCACCGCTCGGGACAGTCGAACCCCACCGCACCCACGGGCGCGTGCGGGTCGGGCTCGCACTGAGGCGTCCATCCGATAGCGGAGCACCAGCCCGGAACGCAGACGGGGCCTGCGGGCACCTTCACGCCCGACTCGTGGACCTTGGTGCGGAGCACCGACCCCGACCACGCGCGGACCGCCCGGAGGACCCGTCGGAGTGCAGGGCCACGCTCAGCGATCGGATGGCCGCCGGAGGCAAGACGACAGACCACGGCGAGCACGCGGGCCCGGGAACCAGCAAGCGCGCGAACCCCCAGGTCAGGACGTCACGGCGAGGGGGCACATTGACGAATAGTCGCGAACCCGACACCGGTCACCCCCGCCCTCCCCACCCCGAAACCCCAGCGCCGTACCCCGCACTACGTCACGATGGGAACCGTGACGCTTCCGGGGGGCACGTCCGTCGACTTCGCTGCACCGCTGCACGCCGTCGACCGCCTGGAACCTGTCTACGCGAGCTGGACCAAGCGGGTGGTGGCAGCGGTCGTCGATGCCGTGATCGCTGCGGGCGTGGCGTACCTCGCGCCGATCGGCGTCGGGACGACGTTCCCGTTCCTCGGGCAACCGGCTTCGCTCACCGGACTCAACCCGCTGGTCGGGTCGTGGTTCCGCAACCCGTGGGTGGTGGCCGTCATCGTGGTGACGATCGTCATGCAGGCCTACCTCGGCGTCACCCCGGGCAAGGTGCTGGTCGGGATCGCGGTGGTGAGCGAGTC
It encodes:
- a CDS encoding TetR/AcrR family transcriptional regulator; this encodes MSRRMRGPERRAQVLEIAAREFAEHGLHGASAETIAREAGITQAYIFRIFGTKKALFLELVGSAFDRFSDGMLQAADGTGGIDGLRLMGAQYSDLLADRTTLLLQLQGFAACGDDEVRDLVRACFARLWQVVADTTGLDPVTVKSFLAFGMLLNAGAALDVGEVNEPWADGIRTRIQPGLFEHITAETNR
- a CDS encoding SDR family oxidoreductase, whose translation is MHVFVTGASGGIGSAVVPELISAGHTVVGLARSDASAAAITAMGATVLRGTLTDASSLTAGADQADGVIHLAFGNDFTNFQGNTEEETFAIETLAPALEGTGKAFVAASGTPAVPGRLAVEDDEMPLAGPLGGRARNAHTLLGLATKGVRSATVRLPRSVHAADGRYGFASFLLATAQRTGVVGYVGDGSQRWPAVHRLDAARLFRLVLEQADPGTVAHAVGDEGDTMLSLAETIGRRLDLPVASVPADHYGFLGSIFAVDQPASSARTQERFDWLPTHPSLIDDLTTGVYPG
- a CDS encoding alpha-amylase family protein produces the protein MTTSTATTSTASWIDHCLWWHVYPLGFTGAPIRDEATGPGGGLARIGRWLDYAVELGVSGLALGPVFASQTHGYDSVDQLRIDPRLGGLDDFDALVSACKERGLRVLLDGVFNHVGSAHPLFQQAMREGPDGEYASFFRIDWDAPGGARAADFEGHSSLVALNHDNPQVTDYVTSVMSYWLDRGIDGWRLDAAYAVAPQFWATVLPAVRATHPDAWFVGEVIHGDYAELVATSGMDSVTQYELWKATWSSIVDRNFFELDWTLSRHNELLDRFTPMTFVGNHDVSRIASTAGDAGAVLALVILLTTGGVPSIYYGDEQAFTGVKEDRLGGDDAVRPEFPDNPGLLPDHGRWMYRIHQELIGLRRRHPWLVTARTTTVSLTNTSYVYLARAAQGDGVLRVELDVANSPRARVIDGDGEVVFAFGG
- a CDS encoding TetR/AcrR family transcriptional regulator, translated to MPRWEPDARARLVAAALELFSERGYDGATVSEIADRAGLSRATFFRYFPDKADVLAAGQETLSRLLTDGITEAPADATPLAAVRAGLERAAGAMTPFHRELGPGLIAVIAGNPELQARNAAKQAGMTAAMVAALRQRGVAEPLASIAAGLGGLAFTQAYAAWIADGDDHDLGALMRTALEQLHRAAAELD
- a CDS encoding MFS transporter; protein product: MSAVAPDAPAARGLGPAVITVAFLGAVIGGVGAPLITSVALDLDVPLAAAQWTLTVTLFAGAIAAPVLGRLGTGPHRRATILVTLSLVALGGLLTAIPAPFGVLLVGRAFQGLGLGAVALLMSVARDHLPAERAHATIATVSVASTVGIGVAYPLMGLIDQLAGLRTAYGVGFLLSLAAVLIAWRTIPQDAPRPAVRVDIPGAALLGLGTLGVLLAVAQPSVWSTPSVGATILVLAVVALGAWVLLERRTATPLVDLGLFVQRGVVRANAAMLTSGIGMYLLFALLTRYVQTPTDAGYGFGLSGVLAGAALIPFSVLGFVAGRLTPWLTSRMSPRWTFVTCAAAVVLAAVLFAVTLGSLVSALAAMAVLGFGVGGVSAIMPRLVLDGVPQQETASVLSINQIVRSVGFSIGSAVAGLLLATATPAATLFPDEHGYTIAALWVLPLVVLSVGVLLVARKPGRGSRRPSPPRNPTPHPE
- a CDS encoding RDD family protein; translated protein: MTLPGGTSVDLAYPQHDADQATPDYAHWTLRVIATLLDAAINAGVAFLAPVGGGSGLPLIGATQPSGWWFFNPWVAIVVVVTTVMQAYLGVTPGKLLVGIAVVNDADARPLGLVRTLLRWLAHLVDGILFIGYLRPLWNSQRKTFADSIVGSTVLVTRHPRPHRRFAPRTGPDVGPPVTWEAPATPSWRPAATWLAAIVCGLGALYGFGPSSIEHRAPVELQCAMSTWDSGPAGLTGATLRTTASTGKITRLGVTRWVDASIQDVSATWTWKGHLSGDEAVVLRLVVTGADGTSTTHDFPFSDISASTATMPIPAAALQRVGDNWSWTASILVNDMSSTPCTGTAAAPL
- a CDS encoding sigma-70 family RNA polymerase sigma factor; protein product: MAAWQSLLEQLVRERRPMLIGYAALLTGNRDEAEDLVHDAIVRTFGRLRSFPSLNAADAYVRRAISSAFIDRVRSERSGRDAMPRLVAGDTTQVDVATKLDVRAALLSLPRRERTCVVMRFYDDLTVADIAAGLGLSDGAVKRYLSDGIHHLNATLGTTADPDVEDRMVAVVPTTRQGPGR